TCAATCAGGGAGAATTGCATGAGAAAATCGATACTGGCAGCAACGGCGCTGTTTCTGATTCTGTCTCAGTCCGCCCTTGCAGGCGGCACGTTTCCGGATTTCAGCATCAGAACGAATCTGGAAGAATCGGATCGAACGTATCTGGGCCTGACCGAAACAGAACAATTCCGTCTGTCGGATACCGCCGCAGAGTACCTGCTCATCGAGGTTTTCAGCATGTATTGTCCCCTTTGCCAAAAGGACGCACCAACAGTGAATGTCTGGTTTGAGGAAATTGCTGCCGAGGGCAACAACGGCAAGATCAAGCTCATCGGTATCGGAGCAGGCAACACGCCGTTCGAGGTGGAATTCTTCCGCAAGAAATTCAATGTGCCCTTCCCGCTGATCCCGGACGAGGACTACTCCATGCACAAGGCGCTGGGCAATGTGGGCACGCCCTATTTCGTTCTCGTAAAGAATTCGGGCCCGGACAATCTGGAAATCATGTACGCCCGGGAAGGGGCCGTGGACAACGAAGCCACCATGCTCAGGGACATCCTTTCCAAGGCGGGAATCCGGTAGGTATTCCAATGAAACGTTGCATCCTTCTTTTTTGCGCGCCCCTTCTTCTTTGCGCGCCCCTTCTTCTTTGCGCGCCCCTTCTCCTGTCCGGTCCGGCATGGGCTCACACCCTCGCGGAAAGCGTCTATCCCGTGGGCATGCTCAAGCCGACAGATTCGCAAACGTCCCTGAAACCGGGTGACATGGCTCCGGATTTCACCCTTTCCTCGATCAAGGGCGAAAAAGTGACCCTTTCGCAATACCGGGGCAAATCCAACGTGGTGCTTTCCTTTGTCCCGGCAGCCTGGACCCCGGTCTGTTCGGATCAATGGCCCGGGTACAATCTTGCTCTGGAGCTGTTTAGTCAGAACGATACCGTACTTCTCGGCATCAGCGTGGACAACATTCCCAGTCTTCATGCCTGGACCAACGCCATGGGCGGGCTCGACTTCCCAATCCTTTCCGATTTCTGGCCCCATGGTCGCGTTGCGGACAACTACGGCATTCTGCGCACCGACGGGACTGCGGAACGGGCCCTGTTCCTCATCGACAAAAAGGGCATTGTCCGATGGCTGCTGGTCAACGACATCAATCAGCGTCCCGATCTCGGGGCACTGGTCAACGCCGTCAAATCCCTTGAATAGAAAACGGCCTGGTCAACAAGAGACCAGGCCGCCGTATTTCGTGTAATTTCGCATGGGATGCTCACTGCAACGAGTTATTCTCCGCCGGAAGGTTCCTGTCCATTGGAATCCGTTCCGTTTTCTTCCTCGCACTGATTACGCGCCAGCCTCCGCTGCTTCTTTTCTTCCTTCTTTTTCTTCTTTGCCAATTCCTTTTGCCGCTTCTCGAACTTGTAGTTGCGGTTGGGCAATGTACTCTCCTTGTAGTGATATCAAAAAAACGCCCGTCTCCCGTAGGGAGACGGGCGCCGAATGCCGTTTTACGGCCTCACGTCGGCAACTACCAACGAGGACGGGGCGCGCGAGGCTTGGCTTCGTTGACACGCAGATTGCGGCCACCGAAATCCTTGCCGTCGAGATTCTCGATGGCTTCGCGGGCACCAGCATCGTCCATTTCAACGAAACCGAAGCCACGGGGGCGACCGGTTTCACGGTCCTCGATCAGATTGACGGAAGTCACTTCGCCGTAAGCTTCGAAAGCAGCACGGACTTCGTCTTCGGTGGCGGACCAGGGCAGATTGCCGACATAGATGTTCTTGGACATTCCAAATACTCCTGAGAAGTGTGAGATAATAACCTTGGCGTCCATACGCCATATAAAAAGAAGCAGGGCACAAGTACGCACGCTGCTCCTCGTTATTCCTGTTTCCTTTAAAGCCAGCACAAGCCAACATAGGACCGCACCTCCAAGGGTGCCGCTGGCATAGAGACCATCTTTTCCGCTGTTTTTGGAATAAAGTCAAGCCATATTCGCAATCCAAAAGCAACTTCCACCAGTTTGCCTTGCAAAATGCGCCAAACAGGCCGCTTCAGGAGGCACAACGCCTTCCCCCAAACATGCAACGGCCCGCACCCGAGAAAACCTACGATGGTTCTTTCGGATTCGGCACCGACCAAAGAACAAAAAAAGGAGGCTCAGGCCTCCTTTTCATGTCATATCCCGAAACCGCTAGAACGGCACGTCATCCATGCCGCTGGCTTCGGACGGGAATGCCGGACCGAGGTCCTCTTCCTGATTCTGCTGAGACTGCTGATTCTGCTGACTCTGCTGCCCCTGCTGGGAATATCCGTTGTTGTATCCGCCCTGCTGCTGATTCTGGTAACCACCCTGCTGACGGCCGCCCTGCTGCTGGTTCTGATAGCCACCCTGCTGGGCCTGATTGAACTGGCCGTCCGGGGCGCGATCCAGCCCCTGAACATTGTCAGCCACGATTTCGGTCATGAAACGATCCTGTCCCGTGTTCTGATCCTGCCACTTGCGGGTCTGAAGCTTGCCCTCGACCATCACCAGACGGCCCTTTCCCAGATAGTTGGCACAGAACTCGGCCGTCTGCCGCCAAGCGACAACGCGATGCCACTCGGTGCGCTCGACGCGCTGGCCGGTCTGCCTGTCGCGATATCCCTCGTCCGTGGCAACGGAAAATTTGGCCATGGCCTGACCATTGGGCGTGTAGGACAGTTCGGGATCACGCCCCAGCCTGCCGATGATTATTACCTTGTTCAAGCTTCCAGCCATATCTACTCCTTGCAAATACAAATTCTCTATGAAACTTTCGAGTATCAGAATTTCCCTGCCGTGTCTTCCAGGGCATCGAGCGAATCTTCCAGGGAATACGTCAACGTATCCGCTTCCCTGGCTTTCCATGCTCCCAATGCCTCTTCGAGACGCAAGCGGATTTTCTCCAGATTCTCGGCTTCCGGACGAAGGGCCTGAGCCTGCGCATCGGGAATCAGCCCGGCGCGAACCGCGTCATACACACCCTTGGCCAAGTCCACAACACCCTTTTGACGCATCAGGGGACCGGATTCCTCCCAGACCAGCTTCCACAAGGAAGGCCATTTTTTCCTGACCTCGTCCTCATCATAGGTCCAAGCCGAAACACGAATCTGCAAGATCTTGCCCATGGCAATGCTCCTGTTGCGCCGGACGGCGGTTTCTACCGTTCCTCTTCCCATTCGCTCTGAATGCGGGCCACCACGTCCTGAATCACGGTCAGCTGATCCTCGGGGCACACGCCGATAAGCGGGCTGCCTTCGTCAACATTCTCGCCGCGCGAAAAATACACGGAATAAATGATACCTTCCGGCCCGGAATAGGCCAAGGGCGTTTCCCGCTTCATGCGGGACACGATCAGAATTTCCATACCCTCATGCACCTTGACGGACCGCTTGCCCGAAACCTTGAGCTTCTGGTCCACCTCGGGCACGAAGTAGTACTTGGCCCGTTCCGGAGCACGAAACAGGTACAGGGCTTCCTGAAGGATCAGTTCGATGACTTCCTTGCGGGTCAGAAAATGGCGAATGGTCAGCAAAGGCTCCCCGGCCTCCACGAACTTGCCTTCCAGTTCCGTGCGAACGGACTGCACTTCACCCTTTTCCGGGGCATGGATGGGCTTGCGGTTGCGCTCCCGGGTCAGATGGGCCAGAACCGTTCCCGGCTTTTCCTGCCACTCTCCGGCCTTGCCGTGCACGCGATCCCCGGCCTTCACGGTCCCGAACTCCACCACACCGGTGTGCGGAGCCTTGACCACAATCTCCTTGTACGGAGACTCTTTTATCTTTTCCAGCAATTCTTTTACGTTAAGCATGTAATTCCCCAGATTGATTGTCTTTGTCGAAACCGCGCTCCCCAACGCGGGTCAGCGATAGTAAAGGTTCCGGCCACCCATGGTCAAGAGCGCCTGATGCAGGTTTTTCCTGACCTCCCTGCGATCCCATATGCCGTGAATGTGCCCACGGGAAAGCGCGAGGTCCGCACTATGGTATTTCGGCGGAATCTCCATGCCAGTGGTCTCGGAAATCACGCCGGGCCCGGCAAAGCCGATGTTCGAGGATCGAACCGCGAACTGATAGGGTGAGCATCCCAGAAAACTCGCCACAGGTCCGGCGTAGGAATTGGTGTCGTACAAAACGAGGTACAGCCCTCCGGCGTCAATGTACCGCCGCACGGCCAGGGTGCAGCGCGGCATCTGTATCACGCCGTTCACACCTTCCTGAATGCGGATTCCGGCCGTGCCGTGCACGTAGGCGATGAACGGATACCGCTTGCGCGCGGCCCGTTCCGCCGCCCGAATGAACTTCTCCCCTTCGGCCGCGCCCACGGTGCCGCCTCGGAACGGGGCGCACAGAACTGCCACGACCGACTTGATGTCGTCAATATCGGTTTCAAAAGTAATGCAGGCGCTCTTCAGTCCGGTTTGCTCCTTGGCCCTGTCCAGCTTGACGTCAAACCGTTCATAGCCAAGCGGATTGATGGATTCGAGCTCACGATTGAACTCCCGGCCCGGAAGGAATCCGAACACGTTGTACAGAGCCCATTGGAACTCCATGGGGAAATGGTGGCCACAGCAGGGGCACACCCCGGCAAAATCCCCGAACAGATCAGGCGCCCACAAATCCGGGCAATGATGCGTTCGCACGTTGGGACAGGAAAGCGTCCTGTCCTCCTGACTCCGGGGACTCATCCACTGCCACGCATCCCCCACAAGGCACGCACCCTCTTCCGGGCAGGAAAGTCGGGTCAGCCGCTCGCGGGCTTCCTCGCCTTTGCTGTCCTCGTCGCGACCGGCCGTGGGCAAAGCACGATCCAGCACGCTTTTCAAAGGCTTGAGCAAACGTCTTCGAACCAGATGGGCCTCGGCTTCCAGATCCTCGACCATGGCGTCAAGCCGCTTCTTGGGTCGTCCGAGCAGATCGTAACGAAAAAAGGAATGCACGGCCCAGGCAGCGCCCCTGACCGAGGATGCGGCCTTGTTGACCAGTCCGGTGCCGTCGATTCGCGCATGTCGACTCATGGCGCGAAACTTCCGGTACCGCCGCTCCACCAGCCGTTCCTGAGCCGAGGTATTGAGATTCCAGCGTACGAAAATGGCTTCGGCATCATCCGAGGAATGACGCCGCAGCGCCATGGCCCGGTACAGTTTCATGGACTTCACGTCCGACACCACCTCGTTGGTGGCCTGAATGATCTCGCGCCTGAGTTCCCGAAAAAAGTCGTAATGATGGGGACGCGCTCCAAGCGACGGTTCCTGGATCACGCGATCCACATACCCGTTCTCCAGATTGTCCCCGGCCGTCAGATGCAGTTGGACCGCGCATTTCTCGATCAGCTCCGGGGTGGTCCGCTGACCGGCACGCAGTCCGCCTTCTATCGCAGCAGCCCCTTCGGGAGAAATCACGGAATAATAGCCGTGGGAAAGCATGAGCCGTTTGTCCGCCAGTCCGATGGCCTCGGCCCCGCCGGAACCGCCTTCGGAAAACACGGAAATGACCGGCGTTTTGAGCGCGGCCATCTCATACAGGTTGCGCGCGATCTGCTGGGCCGCGCCCGGCCAGTCCTCGATGGGATAGGCCCCGGGCGTGAACACGAAGGTGTGCACCGGAATGTTCTCGGTTTCCGCCACCTTCATGTAATGCAGGGCCTTGGCATTGCCCCACGGCTTGACTGAGCCGCCGTTGCGAAAATCCTCGCCATGCCCCTTTTCCTGACCAATGACCATGACCATCTGGTTCACGACCTTGTCCCCGACCCGGCGGGCAAAATAGGCTCGGGCAATCAGCATGCCCGGATCGATGTTGAACTCTCCCCGCCCGCCAATTTCCGAATAGTTGTCGTAAACATTTTCCAGAATGTCCTTCAGGCAGATGCGACCGGGATGGCGCACGATCCGCACCCGATCCATGGGGGTCAGGCCAACTTCAAGCTTGCGCTCGTAAAAATCGAACAGACCTTCCAGACGCCCGAGTTCCTCCTTCACGAAAATCCCGGACGCCTCCCTGCTCTGCTCCACGAATTCGCTAAAACGGGCCGCAAGCATGCGGACATTCTCGTCTTCCTTGTGCCCGAAAATATCCCTGATGTAGCTGAGTCGCTCCCTGAGCGCGTCTGTTCTCTTTTCCGCATCCATGTCAGAACTCAAGGAGATTTGCTGTTTTTTCCCGCAGGAAATCAATGTTCGTGGAAAAATCCGAGCTGCCGCTTGCTGCCCCTTCCAGCACTAGACCGTCCAGAAATTCCAGTCCCCGCGCCTTGGCCTGAGCCAGATTTTCGCCCCAGATGATGACCAATGCCAGATTGGGATCGTATTCCATGGGAATCTCATACTCCCCGGAATCCGGTACCTGCGTGAATACCTGTGCCCAGTCCGATTGCGGCCAGGCAAACCGCGTGACTCGTCCGGCACAGGGCGTGAACCGATTGCCCGGGTCCTCGGCGAGAATGCGATACTCGATGCCCACCCCGGCAAAGGACACGTCGCCCTGCCCGTAGCCCATGGATTCGCCCAGAGCCAGTCGAATCTGTTCGGTAATGATGTCCACGGGCCTGTCGTTTATCCGGGAAATCACGGCGGAAACCCCGTTCTCCACCTGAATGCGCGTGTTGACCTCCATGAGAAACGGCTCTCCCCGAGGCGTGACGATCCATTCCCAGGTCCCCACGTTGTCATATCCGACCTCATGGGCCATGGACAGGGAGTGCGCTGTGATCTCGTCGAGCACGCCCTGTGCGTCGAACGTGTACGGCAGGTCGCCCGGAGCAAACCCCGGGGCCACCTCGATGCGCTTCTGCTTGCCCGTGCTCTGCACCGAGCAGTTGCGAGTGCCGAAGTGCACGTGACGCATGCCGCTGCGTTCGGAAACCATCTGCACTTCCAGATGATTGAAATCGAAAATCCGCTGCTCGATGAGTACGCCCTCGTCCCCGAAATTCCGTTTGGCGTAATTGCGAATGCGCCGGAACACGGAACGGAACGCTTCGAGGCTCCCCACTTCCTCGATGCCCATGCCTCCGCCTCCGGCGGAAGCCTTGACCAGCACCACGCCGTCCACAATGCCCTGAGTAGTCTGGAAGTCGAACAGGGTCCGGGCGATCTCCTCGGCTTCCAGCTCGGAATACACGGGCCGATCCGAACCGGGAATGGTGGGCACGCCCAAACTGCGGGCAATGCGCTTGGTGTTGATCTTGTCGCCAAGGTCGCGGATCACCCACCAGGACGGACCGATCCATTCCATGGGCCGATCCCGACGCACCACGCGCCGCGCGAACCGGAAATCCTCGGCAAAGAAACCGTATCCGGGGTGTATGGCCGTGGCCTGCGCCGCATCCGCAACGGAAAACAGTTCATTGGCATCCGCATAGGATTCTATGCGGTAAAGACAGGAATCCCCGCCAAGCTTGCGGGCCAGCGCCACATGGCCGGACCCGGCATCCTCGCGGGTATGGACGCTGACGAATTCCAGACCGAGGCCGACGCAGGCGCGCATGACGCGCATGGCGATCTCTCCCCGGTTGGCTATGAGAACCCTGTGCGTATCAACCACGAAGTTTTGCTATTCCTCTCGCTGCTTCTTGCGCAATTCGATGAGCCGCTTCTGCACTTCGAGAACCAGCTTGTCCAGCTTGGTCTGCTTCTGACGATCAAGCTCCAGAAAATTCATGCCCACGATGCCATTGTCCAGAACGCGCATGACCTCTGCCCCGACGTCACCGAGAAACAGCTTGTTCCTGATGAGCAGGTCGATGGCCAGCCTTTCGCCTTCCTTGAACGCGCCAGTCTGCTCCAGCACGGCAAATCCGGACGCGCTGAGGTCCTTGACGTCGAGTTGCAGTTCCCGATCCCGGAATCTGGCCGCAAGACCGGGAACGCGTGTACGAAAGGCCTTGCGGAGCTGATCGTCTCCACCATCCAGTTTTATTTCAAAAGACATGGTTTCCTCCAACGCATGATGCCGAAAACGGCTTATCTGCCGGAAACGCGTTTTTCCAGAATGAATTCGACCCGCCGATTCTTGGCCCGATAGGCATCCGTGGTGTTCGGGAAAAGGGGATTGAGATCGGCCAACCCGGTCGCAGTGAGACGCGAGGGCTCGATTCCCATCTTGAGCAGAGCTCTGAGCACATTGATGGCCCGAAGCGCGGAAACCTCCCAATTGTCCTTGAACCGACCGCCGGGCCGAACCGACATATTGTCGGTATATCCGATGATCTTGATGGTCTGATCCGGGTGCTGAATGAAAAAATTCCGAAGTGTGGCAAGAATGGCCCGCCCCTTGGGAGCCAGCTCGATCTGTCCGGACGCGAACATCACGTCCCCGGGCACGCGCAACGTGATGATCCCGTCCTCGAAATTGGCGCTGACCAGTCCTTCCACGCCCTTTTTGGTTTGAAGGGTCTTGACCTCGGCAAACACCTTGCGCTGGGATTCGATGATCTGCCGCCGCATGAGTGCCTGATCAATGAGAACACCGGCTTCCTCCCGGGAAATCCTGCTGGTGGAAACCTTGTCCATTCTCCCGCTCAGGGCCTTGGTCACCGAGGAAAAGGTCTCGGAGAACTTTTCCGTGTCCAAGGTGGACATGGAATACAGCAGGACGAAGAACACGAGAAGAAGCATGGAAAGGTCGGCAAACGTGGTCAACCACTCGCCGCCGCTGTCGTCCTCTTCCTCGCCGCCCAGAAAAATGTCGTTGCGATCTTCGATCATCAGTTGGCCTCTCTCTCCTTGGGAGCCAGGAACGAGGACAGCTTTTCATACACAAGCCGCGGGTTGTTGTTTTCGAGGATGGATTTCGCGCCTTCGAAGATGACGGCCAGATGCACCTGTTCCTGAAGCGTGCGCGCCTTGAGCTTTGCGGCAATGGGAATGAAGATGAGCGTGGCCATGGCCGAACCGTAGAACGTGGTCAGCAGTGCCACGGCCATGGCCGGCCCGATGGATTTGGGGTCGTCGAGCTGGGAAAGCATCTGAACCAGACCGATCAGGGTACCCATCATCCCGAAGGACGGCGCCAGAGCCGCAAGCCGCTTGAACACGTCCTGCCCAACCTGATGACGGCGTTTCATGGAATTTATCTCGATGGCCAGCGTGGATCGAATAAGCTCCGGGTCGGCATTGTCCGCGATGAGCTGGCAGGATTTCTTGAGCACCATGTTCTCGGTCTGCACGTTTTCCAGAGCAACCAGACCTTCGCGGCGGCTGATCTCGGCCACCTTGACCATGATGTTGACCACGTCCTTGACCTTGGTCTTGCGCTGACCGAACATCTTGATGGCAGCGGTAAAGGCCTGTATGACCTCTTCAAACGGGAAAGCCACCATGATGGAGGCCAAAGTCCCGCCGACAACGATCATCATGCCGGGAATGTTGATGAAAACATCCACGGCACCGCCGAGGACGATGGCCCCTGCAACCAGGGACAGACCGACCACAAGGCCGAGTAACGTCGCAATGTCCATAAATCGAGCCTAACCTTGTTGCTAAATCGAAAGAACACCGGTCCAGAGGCCCCGCAGCCGTTTGCGCCGAACCCGATCACGCAAGGAGCCCGCATGAATTACCGCTCAAAACTACGTCATTCTGTCGCATATATACAGGAAAAGCTAGGGAAAACTCAACCCGGAACGGTAGGGATCGTCACGGGCTCGGGACTGGGTGGAATGGCTCAGGCCCTGAGAGACGAAAAATCCCTTGAATATGCGGACATCCCGGGCTTTCCGGTTTCCACGGTCAAGGGACACGCAGGCAGGCTCGTCTCCGGCACGGCTCAGGAAAAACCGGCTCTCGTTCTTGAGGGACGCTGCCATCTCTACGAGGGATTCCCGGCCGAGGACACCGCCTTCGGCATCCGGGTCCTGCATGAACTCGGGGTGCGCACCGTGGTCCTGACCAATGCGGCGGGGGCGCTCAATCCGGTTTTCGAAACCGGCGCGCCCATGCTCATCCGCGACCACATCAACTTCACGGGCCAGACTCCGCTTTGCGGCCCCAACCACGAAGACTGGGGCCCGCGCTTTCCGGACATGAGCACGGTATACGACCGCGAACTCGCAGCTCTCGCCGAAGCCAAGGCTCTGGAACTGGGCCTCCGACTGGAACGCGGCACCTACATCCAGGTCCCCGGTCCCTGTCTGGAAACTCCGGCGGAAACGCGCATGTACCGGATGCTCGGCGCGGACGCCATCGGCATGTCCACGGTCATGGAAGCCATTGCCGCACACCACATGGGCATGCGCATTCTGGGCTTGTCCTGCCTGACGAACAGGAATCTGCC
Above is a window of Pseudodesulfovibrio tunisiensis DNA encoding:
- a CDS encoding peroxiredoxin family protein, whose product is MRKSILAATALFLILSQSALAGGTFPDFSIRTNLEESDRTYLGLTETEQFRLSDTAAEYLLIEVFSMYCPLCQKDAPTVNVWFEEIAAEGNNGKIKLIGIGAGNTPFEVEFFRKKFNVPFPLIPDEDYSMHKALGNVGTPYFVLVKNSGPDNLEIMYAREGAVDNEATMLRDILSKAGIR
- a CDS encoding peroxiredoxin, encoding MKRCILLFCAPLLLCAPLLLCAPLLLSGPAWAHTLAESVYPVGMLKPTDSQTSLKPGDMAPDFTLSSIKGEKVTLSQYRGKSNVVLSFVPAAWTPVCSDQWPGYNLALELFSQNDTVLLGISVDNIPSLHAWTNAMGGLDFPILSDFWPHGRVADNYGILRTDGTAERALFLIDKKGIVRWLLVNDINQRPDLGALVNAVKSLE
- a CDS encoding RNA recognition motif domain-containing protein — translated: MSKNIYVGNLPWSATEDEVRAAFEAYGEVTSVNLIEDRETGRPRGFGFVEMDDAGAREAIENLDGKDFGGRNLRVNEAKPRAPRPRW
- a CDS encoding single-stranded DNA-binding protein, giving the protein MAGSLNKVIIIGRLGRDPELSYTPNGQAMAKFSVATDEGYRDRQTGQRVERTEWHRVVAWRQTAEFCANYLGKGRLVMVEGKLQTRKWQDQNTGQDRFMTEIVADNVQGLDRAPDGQFNQAQQGGYQNQQQGGRQQGGYQNQQQGGYNNGYSQQGQQSQQNQQSQQNQEEDLGPAFPSEASGMDDVPF
- a CDS encoding biotin attachment protein produces the protein MLNVKELLEKIKESPYKEIVVKAPHTGVVEFGTVKAGDRVHGKAGEWQEKPGTVLAHLTRERNRKPIHAPEKGEVQSVRTELEGKFVEAGEPLLTIRHFLTRKEVIELILQEALYLFRAPERAKYYFVPEVDQKLKVSGKRSVKVHEGMEILIVSRMKRETPLAYSGPEGIIYSVYFSRGENVDEGSPLIGVCPEDQLTVIQDVVARIQSEWEEER
- a CDS encoding acetyl-CoA carboxylase carboxyl transferase subunit alpha/beta → MDAEKRTDALRERLSYIRDIFGHKEDENVRMLAARFSEFVEQSREASGIFVKEELGRLEGLFDFYERKLEVGLTPMDRVRIVRHPGRICLKDILENVYDNYSEIGGRGEFNIDPGMLIARAYFARRVGDKVVNQMVMVIGQEKGHGEDFRNGGSVKPWGNAKALHYMKVAETENIPVHTFVFTPGAYPIEDWPGAAQQIARNLYEMAALKTPVISVFSEGGSGGAEAIGLADKRLMLSHGYYSVISPEGAAAIEGGLRAGQRTTPELIEKCAVQLHLTAGDNLENGYVDRVIQEPSLGARPHHYDFFRELRREIIQATNEVVSDVKSMKLYRAMALRRHSSDDAEAIFVRWNLNTSAQERLVERRYRKFRAMSRHARIDGTGLVNKAASSVRGAAWAVHSFFRYDLLGRPKKRLDAMVEDLEAEAHLVRRRLLKPLKSVLDRALPTAGRDEDSKGEEARERLTRLSCPEEGACLVGDAWQWMSPRSQEDRTLSCPNVRTHHCPDLWAPDLFGDFAGVCPCCGHHFPMEFQWALYNVFGFLPGREFNRELESINPLGYERFDVKLDRAKEQTGLKSACITFETDIDDIKSVVAVLCAPFRGGTVGAAEGEKFIRAAERAARKRYPFIAYVHGTAGIRIQEGVNGVIQMPRCTLAVRRYIDAGGLYLVLYDTNSYAGPVASFLGCSPYQFAVRSSNIGFAGPGVISETTGMEIPPKYHSADLALSRGHIHGIWDRREVRKNLHQALLTMGGRNLYYR
- a CDS encoding acetyl-CoA carboxylase biotin carboxylase subunit family protein, which gives rise to MRVMRACVGLGLEFVSVHTREDAGSGHVALARKLGGDSCLYRIESYADANELFSVADAAQATAIHPGYGFFAEDFRFARRVVRRDRPMEWIGPSWWVIRDLGDKINTKRIARSLGVPTIPGSDRPVYSELEAEEIARTLFDFQTTQGIVDGVVLVKASAGGGGMGIEEVGSLEAFRSVFRRIRNYAKRNFGDEGVLIEQRIFDFNHLEVQMVSERSGMRHVHFGTRNCSVQSTGKQKRIEVAPGFAPGDLPYTFDAQGVLDEITAHSLSMAHEVGYDNVGTWEWIVTPRGEPFLMEVNTRIQVENGVSAVISRINDRPVDIITEQIRLALGESMGYGQGDVSFAGVGIEYRILAEDPGNRFTPCAGRVTRFAWPQSDWAQVFTQVPDSGEYEIPMEYDPNLALVIIWGENLAQAKARGLEFLDGLVLEGAASGSSDFSTNIDFLREKTANLLEF
- a CDS encoding PilZ domain-containing protein, coding for MSFEIKLDGGDDQLRKAFRTRVPGLAARFRDRELQLDVKDLSASGFAVLEQTGAFKEGERLAIDLLIRNKLFLGDVGAEVMRVLDNGIVGMNFLELDRQKQTKLDKLVLEVQKRLIELRKKQREE
- a CDS encoding OmpA/MotB family protein, which produces MIEDRNDIFLGGEEEDDSGGEWLTTFADLSMLLLVFFVLLYSMSTLDTEKFSETFSSVTKALSGRMDKVSTSRISREEAGVLIDQALMRRQIIESQRKVFAEVKTLQTKKGVEGLVSANFEDGIITLRVPGDVMFASGQIELAPKGRAILATLRNFFIQHPDQTIKIIGYTDNMSVRPGGRFKDNWEVSALRAINVLRALLKMGIEPSRLTATGLADLNPLFPNTTDAYRAKNRRVEFILEKRVSGR
- a CDS encoding motility protein A, which translates into the protein MDIATLLGLVVGLSLVAGAIVLGGAVDVFINIPGMMIVVGGTLASIMVAFPFEEVIQAFTAAIKMFGQRKTKVKDVVNIMVKVAEISRREGLVALENVQTENMVLKKSCQLIADNADPELIRSTLAIEINSMKRRHQVGQDVFKRLAALAPSFGMMGTLIGLVQMLSQLDDPKSIGPAMAVALLTTFYGSAMATLIFIPIAAKLKARTLQEQVHLAVIFEGAKSILENNNPRLVYEKLSSFLAPKEREAN
- a CDS encoding purine-nucleoside phosphorylase, coding for MNYRSKLRHSVAYIQEKLGKTQPGTVGIVTGSGLGGMAQALRDEKSLEYADIPGFPVSTVKGHAGRLVSGTAQEKPALVLEGRCHLYEGFPAEDTAFGIRVLHELGVRTVVLTNAAGALNPVFETGAPMLIRDHINFTGQTPLCGPNHEDWGPRFPDMSTVYDRELAALAEAKALELGLRLERGTYIQVPGPCLETPAETRMYRMLGADAIGMSTVMEAIAAHHMGMRILGLSCLTNRNLPDCMEPVSHESVLARAEQSSAAMTQLMLAVLKEFA